One part of the Pieris napi chromosome 4, ilPieNapi1.2, whole genome shotgun sequence genome encodes these proteins:
- the LOC125048872 gene encoding longitudinals lacking protein, isoforms A/B/D/L-like, whose amino-acid sequence MIVERGVATEESYPRLGGLSWEHWSARLALPLVAGMSVGARSLPASPGESSFTCPDCGRVYKLKSSLRNHQKWECGKEPQFQCPYCVYRAKQKMHIARHMERMHREVTIKPEQYIKQDNVDACT is encoded by the exons ATGATTGTTGAAC GTGGCGTCGCGACGGAGGAGTCGTACCCGCGCCTCGGGGGCTTGTCGTGGGAGCATTGGTCGGCGCGCCTGGCTCTACCGCTCGTGGCCGGCATGAGCGTGGGCGCTCGGTCCTTGCCCGCGTCGCCCGGCGAGTCCAGCTTCACATGCCCCGACTGCGGACGCGTCTACAAGCTCAAATCGTCGCTGCGGAACCACCAGAAGTGGGAGTGCGGAAAGGAGCCGCAGTTCCAGTGCCCCTATTGCGTGTACCGGGCCAAGCAAAAGATGCATATAGCCCGCCACATGGAGAGGATGCATCGCGAAGTGACGATTAAACCGGAACAGTACATAAAGCAGGATAACGTCGACGCCTGCACTTAA